Below is a genomic region from Asterias amurensis chromosome 4, ASM3211899v1.
AACGACAACAAATGTACTGTTGTAGCTGCAGATGTACGAGTGTAGGAGTAGATCCCTTTTATATACTGAAAATGTGATATTTGCTGAATTACTCGGGTGCTGTAACTGGGTCCTACGTTTCCGTAAAGGAGACATAATGGTGTCCCAttcttttgaaaaatgaaaaacaaactgtGATGTCATCAGTACCAAAAGGTCTGTTGGCTGTTGGATGGAAACACATCAGATAAATTAGGtgggaaaagaagaaaaagtagTGTTGTTTTCCAACAGTGGCTGGGGTTTGTTAATCTATTACTTTACCAATGTACCATATAACCTTACCTTTCAGTTAGACAATGTTTACCGGTGCTACAATGTACCAACACAGGTCGGTCTTGCTGTAGCATTTTGTCACATGTAATGGTCGGCAAAGAAATAGGTCCTGGGGCTGAATGATGATGTGTGTCTTGCATTCTGTCACAGCATACGCATGTTTTTGCCTGTTGTAAAAACTTGTTTCCCACAAACAAGCAACAAAGTACACATCTCTGTCATTTATTACAATGTGCTTCACTTGTGCAAACTGTGGCCCTTTGTCATCCCAGTCAGAAATGATCATGCAGTTTGGTTTGAACTCATATGATTGGATACGAATGCTCTCTGACATGGTAACTGTATCATCCTGAGTGCATCCAAGGGTTAAACACATCTCCTGTGCCCCCTCTAATGATGAAACCAAAGAAGGCAGTTGTTCCTGTATTTCCATGTCACAGCTTTGTGGTTTTCTGAGCAAGAAGACATAGCTTTGTTGTCGTTGGTGTCTCTCTGCTACTGTTTTGGCGATGTTCTTGAAGTTGTTACATGCACGGGCCCATCGTTTAAATGGTTTATGTTTGCCTTCTTTGCGAATGCTTGAGTATTGGACGATTGGTCCCAGTACTTCAATCAGGCGAGGATAGTGGACCAAAAAGTGCTGTTTGGGTATGAGATGTCTGTCTTCAAACAGCTCAAGGAAGAGTTGATGATGATCCCTGATCAATGCCCTCAACATGTGTATGCCTGCACGGCTAATGTAAGGTGACATGACTATTTTGTATATATCCATGAGCATAAGAAACAGTTCCCAAACATCACATGAGTCATCAACTAAGTCACCTATGATCAACGGAAAGTAACGTGCAAGGCAACTCATTTGAGCAGCTTTTTGGCCACTTGGGGAAGAGGGATTCATTAGTGCAGAGGGCTTGATTGggcttggtttgttttttttgtcaacaaatCCATAACTGAATGAAGATATACGATCATTCAGTTCTTGCAGAGAGAAGCAGCCTTCTTGAATCAACAGGCCAATCACAAGGTTGAATTCAAGGGGGATTATTCCCTCCAGGAAATCATGCATGACATCAGGGGTGTAATTTTGACACACGTGGAAGCTTTCAAGTTGATTCAGCTCTGAGTTCCGCTTGACACCAGTTTTTGAGACGTCATTCATAACAAGATCCTCATCAAAGTTTTGTTTATCCCGCAGCAAAGATAAATCTTCTACAACTTGAACGTGTAAAACATCCTTAGGAGCTTTACAAAATCTGCACGCATAATTGGCACTGAAACTACCAACAAATCCAAGCAACTCATGAAGTCCAAGATTGTCGCCAATAACTTGGAAGAGAATCGGCCTCACGATACCTGTATATGAATCACATGCAATTTGAATACCCTCTCTTTCCATCTCCTTGAAATCATTAACCATTACAGAAAGTACTTTGTCAATGCCATACTCGGCAACAACTGATCTCTCTGAACATGCAGCCAATAAAATGTTATTGAGTGATGATTGAAATTTCGCTGGTAGACAAACAAGGCTGATGTAGAATGCAGTGAGCTTGTGAACACCCTTTTTTGAACCTAGGGGGTTCCCTGTTTCGTAATCGTCACTGTATAACAAAACAGGGATTACTACCTCACCAGCCTTTGCACAATGACCTCGGAAGTAGCTTCCATCACGATAGGTTTTTAGCAGGCACTCATCCTGGGAAGGTTGTTGCTCAAGAATTGATGTCATTACTCCTGGTTGTTCTAAATGCTTTGCTATTGTTTTTGCCATTGGCACATACTGGAATGTGTCTCTTTTCAGTCTCTGTTTAACTCCTCCTGTTGATGTATCACTTTGTGACACGAAAGACCTACCAATAGAGATCTCTTGTGGGCTTATGAGAACTCCCTttgatttgaaaaaactgtCTTGTTGACTGGGTGTTCGAAGTCCTTCAAAAGGCTGCCTTAAACTATCAAATTCCATCAACAGTGCATCAAACCTTGCAGAATCAGTCTCTCTCAGCAAACCATCACCTTTTATTTGATTGACAACTGACACAAGCTTTTTTCGCAGATGACCAACAATTGCCTGAACTAACTCTTCAGTTTCATCAATGACCTTCTGAATACTAGAGTAAGGCACAGAAGAAGCCTTTAAGTCAGCAATGAAAAATGATGCAGCTTCTAGAATGTCATCTTTGTTCATCGATGGTGACTCATCATCACTCTCTAAATCATCAGGTTGATCATTATCTGCGGGGTAGTTAAATTGGCTACCGCCTACATCATCTTCATGTAAATCAAGGTTAGCATCTGCTTGATCATGGGAGTGCTTCAATATAATATGGCGTTTATATGATGACACATGTGTAAATGTCTTTAGACATCCCTCCTGTCTGCATGTGATGTATGTAGAGGTACCACACTGCACATTGTGGATATATTTTAAATGAGTAAACAGTTTATTAACTCCACCATCAATGACATTAAGACACCTGAAACAAATCATCTTGACTCAATAACTTACATGGACCTTCCAATTTTGCATGAACTTTACTCTTAGCCCAATCTGCGGTATCAACTGCTTTATGTCTTCTTCACTGAGA
It encodes:
- the LOC139935830 gene encoding uncharacterized protein, which gives rise to MICFRCLNVIDGGVNKLFTHLKYIHNVQCGTSTYITCRQEGCLKTFTHVSSYKRHIILKHSHDQADANLDLHEDDVGGSQFNYPADNDQPDDLESDDESPSMNKDDILEAASFFIADLKASSVPYSSIQKVIDETEELVQAIVGHLRKKLVSVVNQIKGDGLLRETDSARFDALLMEFDSLRQPFEGLRTPSQQDSFFKSKGVLISPQEISIGRSFVSQSDTSTGGVKQRLKRDTFQYVPMAKTIAKHLEQPGVMTSILEQQPSQDECLLKTYRDGSYFRGHCAKAGEVVIPVLLYSDDYETGNPLGSKKGVHKLTAFYISLVCLPAKFQSSLNNILLAACSERSVVAEYGIDKVLSVMVNDFKEMEREGIQIACDSYTGIVRPILFQVIGDNLGLHELLGFVGSFSANYACRFCKAPKDVLHVQVVEDLSLLRDKQNFDEDLVMNDVSKTGVKRNSELNQLESFHVCQNYTPDVMHDFLEGIIPLEFNLVIGLLIQEGCFSLQELNDRISSFSYGFVDKKNKPSPIKPSALMNPSSPSGQKAAQMSCLARYFPLIIGDLVDDSCDVWELFLMLMDIYKIVMSPYISRAGIHMLRALIRDHHQLFLELFEDRHLIPKQHFLVHYPRLIEVLGPIVQYSSIRKEGKHKPFKRWARACNNFKNIAKTVAERHQRQQSYVFLLRKPQSCDMEIQEQLPSLVSSLEGAQEMCLTLGCTQDDTVTMSESIRIQSYEFKPNCMIISDWDDKGPQFAQVKHIVINDRDVYFVACLWETSFYNRQKHAYAVTECKTHIIIQPQDLFLCRPLHVTKCYSKTDLCWYIVAPVNIV